AAATGATTTTCATATGGTAATGTGGTCAAAGAGTACAGAGGTGCCGAAACCGAATACCATTTTCTTCCATAGCTTGCTCAACACATTCAACAAACAACAGCAAACCGGATCGGCAGCTCTATAGGTATTATGTACTGAGAATCTCTCCCAGTAATTCACATTTTGCCAAAGCAATTGCATCAGGGATTTCTTGTGCAATTATCGACTTATACATCAGCAGGGCCTCATCAGCTCTTGCCCGTTCCTCCCAATCCTCCATCCATTGCCCGTCTCCCCAACCATAGGAACCAAACAAAGCGATGGGCTTCCCCTTCAGATGTTTTTCGACTTCAGAGAACATTGGTTCAAAGTGTTCTTCCTCAAGGACTTCCATACCCATTGCAGGACAGCCAAATGCTATGGAGTCAAAGGAATCAAGCATACTGCTATTGAATTCTCCAGGGGTAAACAATTTTGCCTCTGAGCCATGTCGCGTCACACTGTCAGCAATTGCCTTTGCCATAATTTCAGTATTATGTGTTCCACTATAATAAACTACCGCTATGGTACGCATACAATATTCCTCCTCGATTACAAAAAGCAAATACGAATACCAGACAGAAAGAGAATCGCCTTTGACTCTCTTTCCTCTCCTTAGGGTCTCTCCCTAAGGGTCTAGAAGTACCCGTACAAGATTTGAAACCTTGCTTGCATTCTGTGGCCTTCTCTGGCGCCTTTGTCAAAGTCAGTCTATATTTCAATCAATTCTCCCTGCATAAAGTGGGAAGAAGAGTACAGAAAAGCATGGTATAAAGGTTAGCCTTGGCTAACTTTTATACCTAAGATATACTTCCTTCCTGGTAAAAGGTCAAGGGTTGTATTGTACCTTACTCTCTATTTTCCCCTACAGTTTTCCAGCCAGTGCCCTCATTTTTACCGTTAGGGTAGAATCATGGCCAAAGAGAGAGATTGATTCTTGTAAAGCCCATTGTAAGGTAACTTTAGAGTTTTCTACTTGTCCAATCTTCTTATAGCAATGAGCTATATGGGCCATCAGTCCGATTCGTTCTGCATCAGTTGCCAAATCTTTCTCTGCATCAAGATAGGCCCTGATGACAATATAATGGTCCAAAGCCTTGGCATATTGTTTGGACTTTTCGAGACAGGTAGCCAAGGCGGCCCGAGCCATAATGGTCTGGTCGTTGACGTCGCTGAAGAGCTGCCTGTAGGCCTCCATTACTTTGATACGAATAGGCTCTTCTTTTGCAAAATCCTGGGCTTTATGGTAAATATCGGCTTGTAGGCAAAGAGTATCAAGATAGGTGAGGTAGTCGAAAGCTTCTTCACCCTCTGCAATCGGAGTCTGTATATTCTTTTCCAGCAGCTCTGTTGCAATGGCCTGGGCATCAGCGATACGTTCATCATCGAGAAAGGAAGCTCCAAGCGCCAGATAGGCTTCATATGCCAAAGAGTTATCCTGACCGTTCAAGGCAACCGTACCCTGGTAGATCTGCTGGGCAGTTGTTACCTCGTTAGCTGTTTCATTTGCTTCCATGTATGCCATGTTGAGCTCGCCCATTATGGTAATGTATTCCCAGTTCAAGGGACCTTTTTCATTGAAAATGGCAACACGACGTTTTTCCAGGTCGTAGATATTCTGGTGCACTTTTGCGAAATACTGTGGGTTGTCAAGTTCACTGGCCAACAAGAAGTTGGAAAAATAGTTTTCCATATAAGATATTCTGTCCTCAAGCCCTTTGCCGGGCAAGGTCTATTTGCATTTTTTTGCCCTGACTGCCAGATAGCAATCATGGACAAAACTATCAAGGATTTCACAACCGCTACTGTCGC
The sequence above is a segment of the Sphaerochaeta pleomorpha str. Grapes genome. Coding sequences within it:
- a CDS encoding flavodoxin domain-containing protein, whose protein sequence is MRTIAVVYYSGTHNTEIMAKAIADSVTRHGSEAKLFTPGEFNSSMLDSFDSIAFGCPAMGMEVLEEEHFEPMFSEVEKHLKGKPIALFGSYGWGDGQWMEDWEERARADEALLMYKSIIAQEIPDAIALAKCELLGEILST
- a CDS encoding tetratricopeptide repeat protein, whose product is MENYFSNFLLASELDNPQYFAKVHQNIYDLEKRRVAIFNEKGPLNWEYITIMGELNMAYMEANETANEVTTAQQIYQGTVALNGQDNSLAYEAYLALGASFLDDERIADAQAIATELLEKNIQTPIAEGEEAFDYLTYLDTLCLQADIYHKAQDFAKEEPIRIKVMEAYRQLFSDVNDQTIMARAALATCLEKSKQYAKALDHYIVIRAYLDAEKDLATDAERIGLMAHIAHCYKKIGQVENSKVTLQWALQESISLFGHDSTLTVKMRALAGKL